A window of the Chaetodon trifascialis isolate fChaTrf1 chromosome 9, fChaTrf1.hap1, whole genome shotgun sequence genome harbors these coding sequences:
- the LOC139335967 gene encoding olfactory receptor 11A1-like encodes MENSTQFSYFTFTAYFDSGHLKYLFFVILMSLYILIVCANLLLIVVICVNRSLHEPMYLFLCSLFVNELYGSSGLFPFLLLQILSDVHTISASLCFLQNFCLYSYGTGEFVILAIMSYDRYLAICYPLQYNSRMTTKRVVVLISLSWLYSLLATTILTSSIVHLQLCGNIINRVSCDIYSIIKLACSDTTANNIYGLIYGTFTISCPSSLIFYTYMKILKVCFSGSKQTRQKAVSTCAPHLASLFNFSFGCFFAIVHTRFNMNSFPNMRHGNVQLCIIDVTVETDAVSPDDIPQGKHVEIKKKWA; translated from the exons ATGGAAAACTCAACTCAGTTCTCGTACTTCACATTTACTGCCTACTTTGACAGCGGCCATttaaaatatctattttttGTCATTCTTATGTCGCTATATATTTTAATAGTTTGTGCCAACCTGTTGCTCATCGTGGTGATCTGTGTGAACAGAAGCTTAC ATGAGCCCATGTACCTGTTCCTGTGCAGCCTGTTTGTCAATGAGCTGTATGGGAGTTCAGGCTTGTTTCCGTTCCTCCTGCTTCAGATCCTCTCGGACGTTCACACTATTTCTGCTTCACTTTGCTTCCTGCAGAATTTCTGTTTGTACTCTTATGGCACTGGGGAATTTGTCATTTTAGCCATCATGTCTTACGACAGATATCTGGCGATCTGTTATCCTCTACAGTATAACTCACGTATGACAACTAAGAGGGTTGTTGTGCTTATTTCTCTGAGTTGGTTATACTCTCTTCTTGCAACTACTATTCTGACATCCTCAATTGTGCATTTACAGCTGTGTGGGAACATCATCAACAGAGTGTCCTGTGACATCTACTCCATCATTAAATTGGCCTGCTCTGACACAACAGCCAATAATATCTATGGACTCATTTATGGAACTTTCACAATCTCATGTCCTTCATCTCTGATCTTCTACACGTACATGAAGATtcttaaagtgtgtttttctggttcCAAACAGACCAGACAGAAAGCAGTCAGTACCTGTGCTCCTCACCTCGCTTCCCTCTTCAActtttcttttggctgtttctttGCAATAGTCCATACTCGGTTTAATATGAACAGTTTTCCCAACAT gagacacggcaatgtacagctgtgtatcatcgACGTAACTGTGgaaactgatgccgtgtctcctgatgacatcccccaAGGGAAGCATGTagagattaaaaagaagtgggcctaa